The bacterium region ATGAGAAGTTCAAGGGCCTTAATTTTAGGCTTAATATCTTTATCGCCATTGCCCTTATTGCCTTGACCTTTGCTAATCCTACTTTTGTGAAACTAATAGAGAAGATTTTTGGGTTTTAAAATATAGACCAAAAGGCTAACCGATACCCAGTCAAAAATTTTTGTAACCGTTCACCTCACCACGGAGACACGAAGACACAGAGACACTGAGAAAAATCTAAAGGATAAGTCTCTTAATTCCGTCTTTCAAAACAGGCTTAATGCATTTATATTCAAGGGGAAGAGGTCTTTGTCGTTCAAAATTTAGACCACGCAAATTGAGTTCATGACAAAGGCATTCTTCGTAGGCTGACTCTAATAAACCAGGACCTAAATGCCTATGAACTTCTATTGCTGCCCCAATTATTTGCTCTGTAAGTGCTTTTTCTAAAATCGTTCTCCGTGTCTCTGTGTCTCTGTGGTGAACGATTACGAACAAAGAAATTTAGGCAGGTTTACTAAGATGAGTAAACAGAGAGTCTCGGATTATCCGAAAGGGTTCTTAAAAAATAAAGAGGAAAAGAGATGAAGGCGACAAAGGACAATAAGGTAAACCGATACATAGCTCAGGCAGAGAGATATTTACAGCAAGGCGAAAAGGAGCTTGAAGCGGGTGATTTGCGTCAAGCAGGAGAGAAATATTGGGGAGGAGCAACACAAATACTAAAGGCCTGGGCAACTGCCAAAGGCATACAGCACATAACGGTCATGCCTGGCTATTTGAGGCGGCAGATAGGCTTGCTGAAGAAGAGAAAGAACCTATTTAAAGAAAAGAGTTTGGTTTGGCAGGTATGTTGCACACAAATTTTTGCGAAGGATGGCTTAACAAAAGAGAGGTAGAGGATTATGCTTGCGAGGTAAAGGCATTTTATGATAAAATAAAAGAAATATTAAAAAGGAAAAAAAGTTAATCTTAGGCTTATATTCTTTACTAATATCTCATCAACCTTGCAGTCATCAACAGCCTCATAGAGTCTTTCGTGGGTTATAACCCCGATTTACTGGAAGTTTAATCTTTAGAGTCTCTTGCAAGGAGGGTGAAAAAAGTATATCTCTGGGGGTCGATAGTTCTTTTTAAAGGGGAGGATAGCGCCAATGACGGATAAAAAAGAAGAAGCGGCTCAAGGCGAGCCATTAGAAGTAACCTTTGACACCTTAGTGGGCCTTCTGGCCACAGGGGCCTGGCAACACCTCGGCATGATGCCGAATCCGCTTACTCAGAAGGAAGAAAAAAATCTGGAGATGGCTAAATCTATGATCGATCTTTTAGCCATTCTGGAAGAGAAGACCAAAGGCAACCTGAACGAGACAGAGACTAAACTTCTGAGCGGCACCCTTTACAATCTTAGAATAGCTTACATCGAGGCGGTCAAGCCTTCGTGATTCGTGTCTGGTTAACCTGTCGGTAAAGACCGAAAATAGACACGAATAACGGTCACGGTAGATGGTCTTCAGGGAAGCGAATGGTTAGGAGTCAGAAAATAGGGGGTATGAATTATGAAGATAATCATAGTTTTTGTTGTCATTATTATTTTTGTTGCTGGGATCTTTCTTTTTTTCATGGCAAAAGGTCCCGACATTTCCCAGTTTGAACACCTCAAGGAGCCAAAAATATCGACAATGAAGGATCAGAAGATGATTGTTGTGGAAGTCAAGGGTAATCCGAATGTTGTCGGCAAAGACGCCTTTCCAACATTGTATAAGACCTTCTATAAACTGAAGACAAAGGTAAAGAGATCAAGACCTCCTGCGCCTCGTGCAAGATGGCCAAAACCATTAGATACACCCAAGAATGAATGGACAGGCATCTACGGTCTACCTATTTCTGAGACTGTAAATTCCCTACCGGCCAAGAAAGAGGCAGAACCTGAGGTTAAGATTGATTATTGGGAGTATGGTGAGGTAGCAGAAATTCTTCATATTGGTCCCTACAGCAAGGAGACTCCTACAATAGAGAAGTTGCATCAATTCATCAAGGATAATGGTTATAGAACAGTAGGTGACCATGAAGAAGAGTACATAAAAGGGCCAGGGATGTTTTTGAAAGGGAATCCGGAGAAGTACATTACAATTATCAGGTACCGGGTAAAAAAACAAGAGGACTCCTAACGACTTACTGCAGCCGACCGCCAAAGGCGGCGGCCGAACCTTGCCGTTAGTGCGCCAAGCCAACTTGGTGCTTCTGATAAGGTGTGAGTCCTTATGGGGCAAGGCCTAACCAACCACCCCTACCGGCGACAGGTAGGCCGACCGAAAGGATAAGTAGGAGAGCCAAAGACAATGGGGAGTCGGATCAGTCCATAGTACTCTCGGAGAACGGGAGAGCCGTTCACAGGGGGAAGGGACTGACGGGCAGCCGAAGCCCTCAAAGGAAACACGAACCGGACAGGTATGGCCGGGGAAAGGTGCCAACCTCACTGAGGGGAATAGCGGTAGTAGATGCGGAAGCGAGGCTGTCCGAAGAGCCCGATGCGGGAAAACTGCACGCCGGGATATGTGCGGGGGAAGGGGGCAACCCCCTTCCCTACCGCCACGGCAGCCTTCCATCCGATCGAGGCGAAAAGACAAATGCGGAAGTGTAAAGCAACCTCTATAGAAAATCAGCGTGTGAGATAATCAAAAACCGAAGGATCAATCGAATTAGAGGAGCGATTATGAGAACAGATATTGCGATTCCCCGCCCAATTTCCGAAGCAGCAGAGCAGTTGGCACAGAAACTTGATATATCCTTGAGCGAGTTATACACGGCGGCTCTAACCGCCTATGTGACGACGCACCAGAAAAACGAAGTCACCGAGAGGCTCAACCAAGTGTACGAGACAGAGACTTCTACTCTTGAGCCGGTGTTGGTTCAGCTCCAAGTGGCTTCATTGGACGGTGCAACGTGGTAATCCATCGGGGTGAAATATGGTGGGCCACTCTGCCGCCGCCGGTGGGATCAGAGCCGGGGTATCGCAGACCACTTCTGGTGATTCAGTCAAACGACTTCAACCGCAGTCGAATTGCTACCGTGATTGCGGTGGTTGTGACCTCTAACACACGGTTAGCTCAGGCGCCAGGCAACGCGCTATTGCCTGCCCGGGCAACGGGTTTAGCGCAAGATTCTGTTGCGAATGTATCGCAAGTCATCACAATAGACAAAGGTTTTTTGACGGAACGGGTCAGTACGGTCCCCTTACATCTTCTTGAGCAAATTGAAGAAGGGTTGCGTTTGGTTTTGTCTTTGTAGTCGGTGAGGCTGCCTAACAAAATACTCCAGCGGACGGCTTACAGCCGCCGCTGAACTCTGTCGATGAAGATAAACCAAGAAGCCGGCCTTTATATACATATCCCCTTTTGCCGAAGTAAATGTCCTTATTGTGATTTCAACTCTTATCCCCACCGGAGAGAGTTGATTCCGGCCTATCTGGAGACCCTCAAGAGAGAAATAGATCGATACAGCGACTGCAGCCACGTGGGGTCACGACACGCCATGCCTCGGGTAAAAACAATCTATATCGGAGGAGGGACGCCAACTATCCTTTCCGCCAGCCAGATGGCAGATGTTTTGGAGACGATTCGAACCCGGTATAAGATGGTAAAAGGGGCAGAAATTACCATCGAGGCCAACCCGGGCACATTGGATAAAGCTAAGTTAGCCGAACTCAAGGCCGCCGGGATAAATCGCTTGAGCTTAGGTCTGCAGGCTATGGACGATTCTCTTTTGAGTCGAATCGGCCGAACGCATCAGGTTAAAGACGGACTGGAGGCCTATTATTCCGCCCGAGAAGCGGGATTTGATAATATTAACTGTGACCTGCTCTTCGGACTGCCTACTCAGAAGTTATCCGACTGGGAAAAATCTTTAACCACCGTTCTTGACCTGAGACCAGAACACCTTTCTTTATATTGCCTTACCCTTGATCTGGGGAAACAAGGGGCGGCCTCTCTCTTTAAGGATAGGCCAACTGAGGAAGAAGAGCTGGCTATGTATGATCTGGCTATCGATTACTTAACCGCCAAGGGATACGAGCATTATGAGATATCCAACTTTGCTCAAGGCGGATATAGATCGCTCCATAACCAGATCTACTGGCAAAATGAGGAATACCTGGGACTGGGAGCCGGCGCCTGGTCTTACCTTAATAAGAGACGATATTCTAATCCATCTGATCCTGTTGAGTATATCGAAAAGGGTATCAAGGGACAATGGCCTACTGTAGAAGAAGAGAGACTTTCTACTCGGCGGACCATCGGAGAGACAATTATGTTGGGTTTCAGGTTGGTGGAAGGCATCAAGGTCTCTGACCTTAACCGCCGGTTTAAGATTGACCTGGAAAAGATGTTCTCCCTGCCCCTCGGGAGATTAGAAAGAGATGGCCTGCTGGAGAGAAAAAACGGTCATATCAGATTAACTCGCCAGGGGCTCCATTTAGCGGATACAGTGGCCCTGGCGTTTATTTAGTGCCTATCCCAAAACCGATCCGAATAGAAATAAAGGAGGCGAAATAAAAATGGGACGAATAAGGAGAAATATTGAAGTTATGGGGCGTAACTGTTGGACATTATTTGATTTAGGCGCTAAAAACACTTATGTTATCAGAGATGTTGCAGTAAGGTTGCCAATTTTTGACCTCATCAAACCGGAATCGGTGAATCTTGGGGGTAAGGTTTATCAGGTAAACCAAAATTGCTGGATTTGAAGGGATGATCGAAGGTTTACCCATTAGATGTCACGCCAGAGTGCTTAATAATATTGGGGCGGATGATGAGGGAAAGAATATCGAGATATTATTTGGAGCTTTGGCAATGCAGGAATGGGGGATTCGGTTAAATCTTGAAGAGGAGAAATTAGATCTGAGCCGCTATCCGAAAGAATTTGTGGAATTCTAAAGTAAAAGCAGGGGGACAGGGACGGTGATGTAGAAAGCAATTTACTCCTATCTGTGCGCCCCGTCATAAACTGAGCTATTAAGAGTGGAGAGACATTTCAGTTCTCAACTCTTACTACTATCCCCCGAAATATGGCGAAGATACCCGAAAGTGACTGTTCAGTGATGAAGTGTGAAAAGGTTCAAAAGCTGCTCCCTTCGTATCTGAAGGGTAAATTGAAAGAAGGAAAGAAGGCTAAGATAATCGCCCATTTAACTGATTGCCCAGAATGCCGTCGGAGTGAGGAGAAATTGAAAATCAGTCTGGCTCTGATCGGTTCTTTAGAAGGGGATAAAAAGCCGAAAAGATTTAAGTGGGACATTTATCCTGACAAACTCTGGTGGCCCACTTTCTTATCTTCCCCGCGTCTTCGAAATGGGATAATTATGGCCGGTTTGGGGATACTGCTTGTCTGGGCTTACCAATCCTTTTATCAACCTGCCGGGAAGGATATTATCCCTCCCCCCACTAAATCCCGCCTTTCCGGTGAAGGCCAAAAACCTCAAGCGCCGGAGATGACATTAGAATCCTTACCTGAAAGTATAGAAGAAACCGTGAAGAAATTACCTCGGTTAGTTATTAAAAAGAGCCCAGTTCCACCAGTCACTTCTGCCCCCGGGATCAAAGATATTTCCCCAAAGCCTAAGGCTAAACCCCAAAAGAAGGTTCAATCCGCCATCAAGGTTCTTCCATCTGCTCCGCGTAAAGCTGAAAAAGACCTCCCCTCCGAAATTCCGGCTACCCCCGAAGTGGGGGCGAAATCCGAAATCGAGAAAGATACTCTACCTGCGCCAAACACTATCAGGATTGAACCTAAAGAGGAAGTTAGGGAAGAAAAAGTCTTAAGCCTACCGAGGACTAAAGAATATAATCGAGGCGATCTCTACAAAAAAGCCACTCAGAAATTGAATGAAAAGCTGCCTGATTTATCTGACTTCTGATTCGATCTGCCAGGCGGGACCAAAGTAAAGGGGAAGCTCAACGGCACATATTGGTCCTACCTGAACCGACCAGCCGGTCAAGTTAGCGATCTCCTCTTGAAGGGAAACGGCCAATCCAGGAATGACCATCTTTGGGAGAGTCACTTTTTGGTCCATTGCCTCCCTGGTGAGGGCGTTCAGGATTCTTTCGGCCGTAAGGGTCTGGTAAATAAGCGCCATATCCACGGTATGACCATCCGTATCCACCACCAGGTACCAGAAAGGGCTTACGGTGGTGGCAAGCACCGCCAGGAGCACTTCGATGGTAAGCTGGGAATTGCCGGACACCAGGACGGGTGAATCCGGGTCTGGATGATTGAGGGGGAAGATGCCTGGCGGGGCAGGCGCCGGAAGCTGCAAGACCTTAACTTTGGGGAGGATTTCATCAGGCCGGGCGGCTAATTGTAAGGCCTTGAGCCGTTGCGGATCTACAGAGATACAGCCCTCTCCCCTGATATCTCCCCGATGCAGCTTCTCCAGAAAATCCTCCCGGCTGTGAAATCCACAGGCCCGACAGTCTTTTTCCCTAACATACCGGTCAAGTTCGATCTTCCGCTGGTATAGATCAGCATAAAGCATAGCCTGGCCTCCCCCTGCCACCAAACAATCCTCGATGCTCGATGCTCGATGCTCGATGCTCGATGCTCGATCCTTTACCCGCATCGAGCATTGAACAGCCAGCATCGAACATCTTTTTATTCATCGAACATCTTTCTATTCATTAATAAGCTCCTTGATGGCCTGCAGAAATTCTCCGGCGTACTCCACATACCTGGCGGCATCATCCCCTGATATTTCAACAAGTTCCTTATAGTCACCTTCCTGCCGTGACTCAAACATCTTATGCAGCCCTTAGGTCCTTTAGGTCCCTTAGGTCCTTTCAAAAGTCACCTTCCTGCCGTGACTCAAACATCTTATGCAGCCCTTAGGTCCTTTAGGNNNNNNNNNNNNNNNNNNNNNNNNNNNNNNNNNNNNNNNNNNNNNNNNNNNNNNNNNNNNNNNNNNNNNNNNNNNNNNNNNNNNNNNNNNNNNNNNNNNNCCCTTAGGTCCTTTAGGTCCCTTAGGTCCTTTCAAAAGTCACCTTCCTGCCGTGACTCAAACATCTTATGCAGCCCTTAGGTCCTTTAGGTCCCTTAGGTCCTTTCAAAAGTCACCTTCCTGCCGTGCATCAAACATCTTATGAAGCAGCTTTGAATAATGCTTATCCAGCTTGCCTGTATGCACAAACTCTTTATCAAATATAGAGATAACTCTAATATGTTTAGATGTCTTTAGGGGCACATCTTTATTCAAAAAGAGGGCTAACAAGGCATAAAACATGGAATAATAAGCCCTATTCAAGATGGATCTTGGACCCAAATTATTTTGTAACATCTTTTCCGCATCAACCAGGGTTTCCTCTGCCTGTTTGAGCCGGTAACCAAAGAGGGCTTGTTTATCGGTCATATACTTATCCCCTCCTCTAAAACATTTTTTATGATTGGCGCTGAACGCAAGGGGGTGTCTTCTATCTCTTTTTGAGTGCAGATGAGGGGTGACACTACCATAAGGTTCTCAAATCCCACTTCCCATACAATATCAAAGATTTCCTCCTTAAGTTTATCATCGAGATAAGCTACTTTTATAAATACATCCATATCCGAATACTCATCCTGGGTACTCTTTGCTCGTGAGCCAAAGACTTTAAGTTCCATAAGCTGGACGACCTCAGACAATTTTGCCTTCAGTCTTTTGGCTATCTCATAATCTTTAGAAGTCATACTGTTTCTTCGGATCTTCTCAATATTTCGGGGTAAAACCAAGGGCTCAGAGCTCTAAGTCGTTGCAAATGCTAACATTCTATTTTGGTGATCTTAGATTTACCCCGAAATATTGAGAAGTTATCCGATATCTTTATGGGGTAATCGCTTGTTTACCCCGGAATATTGAGAAGATACATTTCTATCTTGCAGAGATACATCTCTATCTTGCCGAGAAGAAAGTATGGGCGATCAGTCCGGCGATGGGCGGAAAGATAAAGGTGGAGACAAGTCTTATTATGGTCACCTTTGGTCCTATCAGGCTGAATTCCATGGGAAGCCTGCTGACGGCCCAGAGTGACCATGCGGTCACATAGGCAACCACCGTGCCTATGCCGGCGCCGCCCTGGTAAAGTGAAACCACTATAGGAAAACTGACATACGGACCACCCGGCGTAAGTCCTCCGGCAATACAGCCGAACATAATACCCTTGAATCCTGTCTCCTCTCCCAGCCATCGCCTGATAAGCTCGGTAGGAATTAATACCTGAACTAAACCAGCTATAGCAAAAGCAAAAATAAGCAAGGGGAGCACTCCCCAGAACATCTTAGTGCCAGCCTTGAGACCCAGGAGGTGAAGCCCTCCTCCTTTAAGGTAACCTGCTATCGCTAAAACAAGAGTAATGCCGGCCATAATTATGACGGCTGAATTCATCATTCGCCTCTTCCTTGTAGTATCTTCTCAATATTTCGACCTGTGCGGTTAAGAAACCGCTGAAGCGGTTAGGAGGGGGGCTTATTCTCTACCGATTCACCCCGATAAATCGGGGTGCTATTCTCATCATCTCCTCATTTCTATCGAGATTAATATCCCCATTTCTACTGAGATTAGCACCCTGATTTATCAGGGTGATGCGAATAAGACAACATATCCGCTTTAGCGGTTTCCAAGGCTCAGCCTAACCGTACAGGTCGCCATATTTCGGGGCAGGTCAGTAATGGGTAAGAAGATACCCGTGATCCTTATTGTCCCAGGGAAGTAATATCAAATCCTTTTAGAAATTCCAGGAACTTCTCTATCGGTTTAGTTCTGAACCGCTTTTGATGGATAATAATGAAAAAATAACGCCTAAATTTTATCCCGCTAAGAGGGTAGCTCCTTAAGGTGTCCAGTTTTTTTTCTTTCAAAAGGGCCCATTTCGAGACAATAGCCACCCCTAAATCTGCCTCTACCGCCGCCTTAATTGATTCAGAACTGCCAAGCTCCATCTTTATCTTCAACGAGTTCGGGTCTATGCCGGCTGCCTTCAAACTTTCTTCAA contains the following coding sequences:
- a CDS encoding GxxExxY protein, with protein sequence MFVIVHHRDTETRRTILEKALTEQIIGAAIEVHRHLGPGLLESAYEECLCHELNLRGLNFERQRPLPLEYKCIKPVLKDGIKRLIL
- a CDS encoding PaREP1 family protein; protein product: MKATKDNKVNRYIAQAERYLQQGEKELEAGDLRQAGEKYWGGATQILKAWATAKGIQHITVMPGYLRRQIGLLKKRKNLFKEKSLVWQVCCTQIFAKDGLTKER
- a CDS encoding DUF1844 domain-containing protein, whose protein sequence is MTDKKEEAAQGEPLEVTFDTLVGLLATGAWQHLGMMPNPLTQKEEKNLEMAKSMIDLLAILEEKTKGNLNETETKLLSGTLYNLRIAYIEAVKPS
- a CDS encoding GyrI-like domain-containing protein, producing MKIIIVFVVIIIFVAGIFLFFMAKGPDISQFEHLKEPKISTMKDQKMIVVEVKGNPNVVGKDAFPTLYKTFYKLKTKVKRSRPPAPRARWPKPLDTPKNEWTGIYGLPISETVNSLPAKKEAEPEVKIDYWEYGEVAEILHIGPYSKETPTIEKLHQFIKDNGYRTVGDHEEEYIKGPGMFLKGNPEKYITIIRYRVKKQEDS
- a CDS encoding type II toxin-antitoxin system PemK/MazF family toxin; translated protein: MVIHRGEIWWATLPPPVGSEPGYRRPLLVIQSNDFNRSRIATVIAVVVTSNTRLAQAPGNALLPARATGLAQDSVANVSQVITIDKGFLTERVSTVPLHLLEQIEEGLRLVLSL
- the hemW gene encoding radical SAM family heme chaperone HemW, encoding MKINQEAGLYIHIPFCRSKCPYCDFNSYPHRRELIPAYLETLKREIDRYSDCSHVGSRHAMPRVKTIYIGGGTPTILSASQMADVLETIRTRYKMVKGAEITIEANPGTLDKAKLAELKAAGINRLSLGLQAMDDSLLSRIGRTHQVKDGLEAYYSAREAGFDNINCDLLFGLPTQKLSDWEKSLTTVLDLRPEHLSLYCLTLDLGKQGAASLFKDRPTEEEELAMYDLAIDYLTAKGYEHYEISNFAQGGYRSLHNQIYWQNEEYLGLGAGAWSYLNKRRYSNPSDPVEYIEKGIKGQWPTVEEERLSTRRTIGETIMLGFRLVEGIKVSDLNRRFKIDLEKMFSLPLGRLERDGLLERKNGHIRLTRQGLHLADTVALAFI
- a CDS encoding zf-HC2 domain-containing protein, coding for MKCEKVQKLLPSYLKGKLKEGKKAKIIAHLTDCPECRRSEEKLKISLALIGSLEGDKKPKRFKWDIYPDKLWWPTFLSSPRLRNGIIMAGLGILLVWAYQSFYQPAGKDIIPPPTKSRLSGEGQKPQAPEMTLESLPESIEETVKKLPRLVIKKSPVPPVTSAPGIKDISPKPKAKPQKKVQSAIKVLPSAPRKAEKDLPSEIPATPEVGAKSEIEKDTLPAPNTIRIEPKEEVREEKVLSLPRTKEYNRGDLYKKATQKLNEKLPDLSDF
- a CDS encoding HEPN domain-containing protein, which gives rise to MTDKQALFGYRLKQAEETLVDAEKMLQNNLGPRSILNRAYYSMFYALLALFLNKDVPLKTSKHIRVISIFDKEFVHTGKLDKHYSKLLHKMFDARQEGDF
- a CDS encoding nucleotidyltransferase domain-containing protein — encoded protein: MTSKDYEIAKRLKAKLSEVVQLMELKVFGSRAKSTQDEYSDMDVFIKVAYLDDKLKEEIFDIVWEVGFENLMVVSPLICTQKEIEDTPLRSAPIIKNVLEEGISI
- a CDS encoding permease gives rise to the protein MMNSAVIIMAGITLVLAIAGYLKGGGLHLLGLKAGTKMFWGVLPLLIFAFAIAGLVQVLIPTELIRRWLGEETGFKGIMFGCIAGGLTPGGPYVSFPIVVSLYQGGAGIGTVVAYVTAWSLWAVSRLPMEFSLIGPKVTIIRLVSTFIFPPIAGLIAHTFFSAR